A single Triticum dicoccoides isolate Atlit2015 ecotype Zavitan chromosome 2A, WEW_v2.0, whole genome shotgun sequence DNA region contains:
- the LOC119356269 gene encoding probable leucine-rich repeat receptor-like protein kinase At5g49770, whose translation MAKGEREGRLPLLLLLLVLCLLAQSRIAAAATHPQDAAALKSLMRKWSNVPASWRKKSNDPCGDRWDGIECNGANSRVTSLNLFGMNMKGTLSDDIGSLTELRVLDLSSNKDLGGPLTPAIGKLVQLINLALIGCSFSGTVPSELGNLAQLEFFGLNSNQFTGRIPPSLGKLSKVKWLDLADNKLTGLLPNSRDNGAGLDQLLNAEHFHLNQNSLEGPIPEYMFNSSMNLKHILLDRNNLSGTIPSSIGLIPTLEVLRLNNNNFTGRVPAMNNLTKLHVLMLSNNKLSGPMPNLTDMNGLGNVDLSNNSFTPSGVPSWFTELPGLMTLTMQSVGISGKLPQKLFGLRDLQHVILNDNELNDTLDMGNNINDGLDLVDLRNNKITSVTVYSSLDSKLLKLEGNPLCTDSLLSNTLLCTDQLAEFPIMLPFSDVQCPHPFVETIFFRSPSFGDVRKFLPELHDNLSRTVSSCTPNKLGLVPYVDDVYLKVDIKACPVNQKRFNYSQVLNCFNLTLQTYKPPENFGPYYVKSHPYPFHDKASRAILIGVVTGSVLLVVGLALIGLYAVRQKKRAKMLVSQNNPFASWGSTPEDIGEAPKLKSARAFTLEELKLSTNDFKQINAIGEGGYGTVYRGKLLDGQLIAIKRSKQGSMQGGLEFKTEIELLSRVHHNNLVGLVGFCFEKGEKMLVYEFISNGTLSEALYGMKGVQLDWSMRLQIALDSARGLAYLHDHANPPIIHRDIKSTNILLDSKMTAKVADFGLSLLVSDSEEGELCTNVKGTLGYLDPEYYMTQQLTAKSDVYSFGVVLLELIVAKPPIYEKKYIVREVKTALDMEDTMYCGLKDVMDPVLYKMGGLLGFPRFVTMALQCVEEVGPDRPKMNNVVREIEMIMQDNGLTPGSMSASSSFSVDSTTRTFAPRYPYSSTSTPSTTYQMDSRAFEYSGGFPSQGSLKNRNTSPKPRSSRERGLPG comes from the exons ATGgccaagggggagagggaggggcggctccccctcttgctgctgctgctcgTCTTGTGCCTCTTGGCGCAGTCCaggatcgccgccgccgccacccacccacAGGATG CGGCTGCTCTCAAATCCTTGATGAGGAAATGGTCAAATGTGCCTGCTAGCTGGAGGAAGAAATCGAACGATCCTTGCGGCGACAGATGGGATGGAATCGAATGCAATGGTGCCAACTCAAGGGTTACATCACT AAatctttttggcatgaacatgAAAGGCACTCTCAGTGATGATATAGGAAGCCTGACTGAGCTTAGGGTCCT GGATTTATCCTCAAATAAAGACCTAGGCGGTCCACTTACACCTGCCATTGGGAAATTAGTTCAGCTTATAAATTT AGCATTAATAGGTTGCAGTTTCAGCGGTACTGTTCCAAGTGAACTAGGCAACCTGGCACAACTCGAATTCTT CGGTCTGAACTCAAACCAATTCACGGGCAGAATCCCGCCCTCACTGGGCAAGCTCTCCAAGGTTAAATGGCTGGACCTAGCTGATAACAAGTTAACCGGACTTCTCCCAAACTCAAGGGACAATGGTGCTGGATTGGACCAGCTTCTTAATGCAGAGCACTT CCATCTTAACCAGAATTCTCTAGAAGGTCCTATCCCAGAATATATGTTCAACTCCAGCATGAACCTCAAGCATAT ACTTCTGGACAGGAACAATTTGAGTGGAACTATCCCATCATCTATTGGGCTAATCCCAACACTTGAAGTACT TCGTCTAAATAACAATAACTTCACAGGCCGAGTTCCGGCTATGAATAACCTGACTAAGCTCCATGTTCT AATGCTGTCAAATAACAAGCTAAGTGGACCAATGCCGAATTTGACTGATATGAATGGTCTTGGAAATGT GGATCTAAGCAATAACAGCTTCACGCCTTCTGGTGTTCCAAGTTGGTTTACAGAATTGCCCGGATTAATGACCCT TACAATGCAGTCGGTTGGGATTTCTGGGAAATTACCACAGAAGCTTTTCGGCTTGCGTGATTTGCAACATGT AATATTGAATGATAATGAACTGAATGATACGCTTGACATGGGCAATAACATCAACGATGGACTAGACCTTGTCGACTTGCGGAACAACAAAATTACCTCAGTTACAGTGTACAGCAGCCTTGACAGCAAGCTTCTCAA GCTTGAAGGAAACCCACTCTGCACCGACTCTCTTCTGTCAAACACGCTGCTCTGCACCGACCAGCTAGCCGAATTTCCAATCATGCTACCCTTCTCTGATGTACAGTGTCCACATCCATTTGTTGAAACCATATTCTTCCGTTCTCCTTCCTTTGGCGATGTCAGAAAGTTCCTTCCTGAACTGCACGACAACCTGTCGAGAACAGTGAGCAGTTGTACCCCGAACAAGCTAGGTTTGGTACCATACGTTGATGACGTGTACCTGAAAGTGGACATCAAGGCGTGCCCAGTAAACCAGAAGAGGTTCAATTACTCTCAGGTGCTCAACTGCTTTAATCTGACACTTCAGACTTACAAGCCACCGGAGAACTTTGGACCTTACTATGTGAAATCACATCCTTATCCGTTCCACGACAAAG CTTCTCGAGCTATTTTGATTGGTGTCGTGACTGGCTCTGTTCTTTTGGTTGTCGGGCTCGCGCTGATTGGACTTTACGCCGTGCGCCAAAAGAAACGGGCTAAGATGCTTGTCTCCCAGAATAATCCTTTTG cTTCATGGGGATCAACGCCGGAAGATATTGGTGAAGCGCCAAAACTCAAGAGCGCTAGAGCCTTCACACTGGAAGAGCTCAAGCTTAGCACAAACGACTTCAAACAAATCAATGCAATTGGAGAAGGAGGCTATGGAACG GTGTACCGAGGAAAACTTCTGGATGGACAGCTCATAGCCATCAAGAGGTCCAAGCAAGGGTCCATGCAGGGTGGGCTTGAGTTCAAGACAGAAATCGAGCTCCTTTCGAGGGTGCATCACAACAACTTGGTTGGGCTAGTTGGTTTCTGCTTCGAGAAGGGCGAAAAGATGCTGGTTTACGAGTTCATATCCAATGGAACTCTAAGTGAGGCGTTATATG GTATGAAAGGAGTACAATTGGATTGGAGTATGAGACTTCAAATAGCTCTAGATTCAGCTAGAGGGCTAGCTTACCTCCATGACCATGCCAATCCTCCAATCATTCATAGAGATATCAAGTCCACCAACATTCTCCTTGATTCGAAGATGACCGCAAAGGTTGCAGATTTTGGCCTCTCCTTGTTGGTATCAGACAGCGAGGAAGGCGAGCTGTGCACAAATGTCAAGGGAACACTG GGTTACCTAGATCCAGAGTACTACATGACGCAGCAACTTACGGCGAAGAGCGATGTCTACAGCTTCGGCGTGGTACTACTAGAGCTCATAGTAGCCAAGCCACCTATATACGAGAAGAAGTACATTGTCCGTGAGGTGAAGACGGCACTAGACATGGAAGACACCATGTACTGTGGGCTGAAGGATGTGATGGACCCAGTTCTCTACAAAATGGGGGGCCTCCTAGGATTCCCAAGGTTCGTGACGATGGCACTGCAATGCGTGGAGGAGGTGGGACCTGACCGCCCGAAGATGAACAATGTGGTGAGGGAGATCGAGATGATAATGCAGGACAACGGGCTCACACCCGGTTCCATGTCGGCAAGCTCGTCGTTCAGCGTGGACTCGACAACAAGGACGTTTGCACCAAGGTATCCGTACTCCAGCACATCGACGCCGTCCACGACGTATCAGATGGACAGCAGGGCCTTTGAGTACAGTGGGGGTTTCCCTTCTCAGGGCAGCTTGAAGAACAGGAACACATCCCCTAAACCTCGAAGCTCCCGGGAACGGGGGCTTCCTGGTTGA